A portion of the Anabas testudineus chromosome 22, fAnaTes1.2, whole genome shotgun sequence genome contains these proteins:
- the thnsl2 gene encoding threonine synthase-like 2, translated as MQYCSTRGGVHGWDFRKVIFSGYAPDGGMFMPESVPVLSPDTLRSWRGLPYTKLVVEVCSLFIPTQLIPRQDLEVLVGEALSSFSVPEVVRIIQLKEGLSILELFHGETLAFKDLAMTCTVRFLNYFLQKENCRATVLVGTSGDTGGSAIQSAKGLSGLDVVVVYPRGRITPVQEKQMITCLEDNVHVFAADGSSDDIDQPLRCLFADQELVKSHSLMSLNSVNWSRIMIQLTHFIYAYLELSDMGQTECDGALPELEVVVPTGGAGNITAGFIVKQMGLPLKLVAMVNSNDIVHRTVTTGDFSMAANVTQTLAPAIDIQDPYNMERVFWLLLDKDGATVKNIMEEFYHSHRLSLPENHRKLLSQVLSSGTVTDEGILETMRRCWEENQYVVCPHTAVAVWHHYHCPHSPGINRCYVATASPAKFQTAVQRAGLTCDLPEAVRALDNLATRYQNLEKSLDWCKDWEERLREKIQSISSAKKDTGTYKR; from the exons atgcagtactgcagtactcGGGGTGGGGTCCATGGATGGGACTTCCGGAAGGTTATTTTTTCGGGTTACGCTCCAGATGGGGGGATGTTCATGCCAGAGAGTGTGCCTGTGCTGAGCCCAGATACTCTAAGGAGCTGGAGGGGGCTGCCGTACACAAAGCTGGTGGTGGAGGTTTGCTCACTGTTCATCCCTACTCAACTGATCCCCAGACAGGACCTGGAAG TCCTGGTGGGTGAAGCCCTGTCTAGTTTCTCAGTGCCTGAGGTGGTTAGAATCATTCAACTGAAGGAGGGTCTCTCAATCTTGGAGCTCTTCCACGGAGAAACTTTGGCTTTTAAGGACCTGGCTATGACCTGCACTGTGCGTTTCCTCAACTATTTCCTGCAAAAAGAGAATTGCAGAGCAACTGTTCTTGTAG GTACATCAGGGGACACAGGTGGCTCTGCCATCCAAAGTGCTAAAGGTCTGTCCGGTTTGGACGTGGTGGTTGTTTATCCCCGAGGACGCATCACTCCAGTCCAAGAGAAACAAATGATCACCTGCCTTGAGGATAATGTCCACGTGTTTGCGG CAGATGGAAGCTCAGATGACATAGACCAGCCTCTCCGCTGTCTGTTTGCTGATCAGGAGTTAGTCAAGTCTCACAGCCTTATGAGCCTCAACTCAGTCAACTGGTCTAGAATCATGATCCAGCTCACTCACTTCATCTATGCCTACCTGGAGCTCAGTGATATGGGGCAGACAGAGTGTGACGGTGCCCTGCCTGAGCTGGAAGTGGTGGTGCCTACTGGAGGGGCAGGAAACATCACAG CTGGCTTCATTGTAAAACAGATGGGATTACCACTGAAGCTGGTGGCCATGGTCAATTCTAATGACATAGTTCACAGGACTGTAACTACAGGAGACTTTTCTATGGCAGCTAATGTCACACAAACGTTGGCCCCTGCTATAGACATCCAG GACCCATACAACATGGAGCGAGTGTTCTGGCTGCTGCTTGACAAAGATGGCGCTACAGTAAAGAACATTATGGAGGAGTTTTACCATTCACATAGACTTTCTCTGCCTGAAAACCATCGCAAGTTG TTGTCACAAGTTTTATCAAGTGGAACAGTTACTGATGAAGGGATCCTGGAGACTATGAGAAGATGCTGGGAGGAAAACCAGTATGTTGTGTGTCCTCACACTGCTGTGGCTGTATGGCATCACTATCATTGTCCTCACAGCCCTGGGATCAACAG GTGTTATGTTGCGACAGCGTCTCCAGCCAAGTTTCAGACTGCAGTGCAGAGGGCTGGCCTGACCTGTGACCTTCCTGAAGCAGTGCGGGCGTTGGACAACTTAGCTACTCGCTACCAGAACCTGGAGAAGAGCCTGGACTGGTGCAAAGACTGGGAAGAAAGACTAAGAGAGAAAATCCAGTCTATTAGCTCAGCCAAGAAAGATACAGGAACTTACAAACGTTAA